The following coding sequences are from one Pelmatolapia mariae isolate MD_Pm_ZW linkage group LG4, Pm_UMD_F_2, whole genome shotgun sequence window:
- the si:ch211-76l23.4 gene encoding uncharacterized protein si:ch211-76l23.4, with protein MASKLSVLLLVLTVSTLTVLAQRRRPASKTTDEWNFKEGSDRVNMRNVANLTEVLDNWRFDIINQMKGLLQNDHQSLLPDYARIQPLSEALDDLFKEFNALKTRLGDLTDKFTAIETFIDEVKTSRATSSSANTNANTNPNTSTSTNPNTGAAVAPVVRQRRVMRKKAPASS; from the exons ATGGCCTCCAAGCTGAGCGTGCTGCTGCTGGTACTGACTGTCTCCACCTTGACGGTGCTGGCCCAGAGGCGACGCCCGGCGTCCAAAACCACCGACGAATGGAACTTCAAGGAAGGCT CTGACAGGGTGAACATGCGCAATGTGGCCAACCTGACCGAGGTTCTGGACAACTGGCGGTTCGACATCATCAACCAGATGAAAGGGCTCCTGCAGAATGACCACCAGTCTCTCCTGCCAGACTACGCCAG GATCCAGCCGCTGTCTGAGGCCTTAGACGACCTCTTCAAAGAGTTCAACGCCCTCAAGACTCGTCTGGGCGATCTGACCGATAAGTTCACCGCCATAGAAACTTTTATCGATGAGGTCAAAACCAGCCGCGCAACCAGCTCCAGCGCCAACACCAACGCCAACACCAACCCGAACACCAGCACCAGCACCAACCCCAACACTGGCGCTGCCGTGGCTCCAGTCGTCAGACAGAGGCGGGTGATGAGGAAAAAGGCCCCCGCCTCGTCCTAA